The Amphiprion ocellaris isolate individual 3 ecotype Okinawa chromosome 6, ASM2253959v1, whole genome shotgun sequence genome contains a region encoding:
- the LOC111563068 gene encoding C-X-C motif chemokine 13-like isoform X2: MKTLLLLVALMFCCCISRLDALSGLGCRCIRTVPNPVPARAVKKIEVIPVSGRCRRTEILITKRNGSIVCVPPKAKWFPELLETLQRTRCDRKRARSCVDSRLMP, from the exons ATgaaaactctgctgctgctcgtcgctctgatgttctgctgctgcatctccAGGCTGGATG CCTTGTCTGGACTCGGCTGCCGCTGCATCCGGACGGTTCCTAATCCGGTTCCTGCTCGAGCCGTGAAGAAGATCGAAGTGATTCCAGTTTCTGGTCGCTGCCGCCGAACCGAGATCCT GATCACTAAGAGGAATGGATCCATAGTTTGTGTCCCTCCTAAAGCCAAATGGTTCCCAGAACTCCTTGAAACACTGCAGAG GACGAGATGTGACAGGAAGCGGGCTAGGTCTTGTGTTGACAGTCGATTAATGCCATAA
- the LOC111563068 gene encoding C-X-C motif chemokine 13-like isoform X1, whose protein sequence is MKTLLLLVALMFCCCISRLDALSGLGCRCIRTVPNPVPARAVKKIEVIPVSGRCRRTEILITKRNGSIVCVPPKAKWFPELLETLQRRNLTLSSTALPPTVSTTDF, encoded by the exons ATgaaaactctgctgctgctcgtcgctctgatgttctgctgctgcatctccAGGCTGGATG CCTTGTCTGGACTCGGCTGCCGCTGCATCCGGACGGTTCCTAATCCGGTTCCTGCTCGAGCCGTGAAGAAGATCGAAGTGATTCCAGTTTCTGGTCGCTGCCGCCGAACCGAGATCCT GATCACTAAGAGGAATGGATCCATAGTTTGTGTCCCTCCTAAAGCCAAATGGTTCCCAGAACTCCTTGAAACACTGCAGAG GAGAAACTTGACTCTGAGCTCCACTGCTCTGCCTCCCACTGTTTCAACAACAGACTTCTGA
- the LOC111563069 gene encoding C-X-C motif chemokine 13-like: MKTLLLLVALIFCCCISRLDAGCVLRCRCIRTVSHPVPAQTVKKIEVIPVSNHCRRTEILITKRNGSIVCVDPEAKWFPELFKTLQRRNSTLSCTTVPPTVSTPDF, encoded by the exons ATgaaaactctgctgctgctcgtcGCTCTGatattctgctgctgcatctccAGGCTGGATG CCGGTTGTGTACTTCGCTGCCGCTGCATCCGGACAGTTTCTCATCCGGTTCCTGCTCAAACCGTGAAGAAGATCGAAGTGATTCCAGTTTCTAATCACTGCCGCCGAACCGAGATCCT GATCACTAAGAGGAATGGATCCATAGTTTGTGTCGATCCTGAAGCCAAATGGTTCCCAGAACTcttcaaaacactgcaaag GAGAAACTCGACTCTGAGCTGCACCACTGTGCCTCCGACTGTTTCAACACCAGACTTCTAA